Proteins encoded within one genomic window of Aerosakkonema funiforme FACHB-1375:
- a CDS encoding aldehyde dehydrogenase family protein, whose protein sequence is MTVTFDRASEIQLNSQVSSFLKQPKKLLINGKWVDAANGKTFPVYNPATGEAIAQVAEGTAEDINQAVKAARQAFENGPWSRITVSDRGKLIWKLADLLEANLEEFAELESIDNGKPIGVARVADVPLAIDLLRYMAGWATKIEGSTIPISVPYDPGSKYFAYTQREPVGVVGQIIPWNFPLLMAAWKLGPALAAGCTIVLKPAEQTPLSALRLGELICEAGFPDGVVNIIPGYGETAGAALAAHPDVDKVAFTGSTEVGKLIVQAAAGNLKKVSLELGGKSPNIVFKDSDLETAIPGAANAIFFNHGQCCCAGSRLYVEQSIFDRVVEGVAEQGKKIKVGPGLDPTTQMGPLVSDEQLDRVCGYLQSGLSEGATAVIGGQRIGDKGYFVEPTVLVNTKQTMKVVQEEIFGPVVTVLPFQEIDELVSIANDSIYGLAAGIWTKDIAKAHNIASKLRAGTVWINCYNIFDAALPFGGYKQSGWGREMGREVLENYTEVKSVCVKL, encoded by the coding sequence ATGACAGTAACATTCGATCGCGCTTCTGAAATTCAACTTAATAGCCAAGTTTCCAGCTTTTTGAAACAACCTAAAAAACTGTTAATTAATGGCAAATGGGTTGATGCTGCCAACGGTAAAACTTTTCCCGTTTACAACCCCGCCACCGGAGAAGCGATCGCACAAGTTGCCGAAGGTACAGCCGAAGACATTAACCAAGCAGTCAAAGCAGCACGCCAAGCTTTCGAGAATGGCCCTTGGTCGAGAATAACCGTTTCCGATCGCGGAAAATTAATTTGGAAACTAGCCGACTTACTCGAAGCAAATTTAGAAGAATTTGCCGAACTCGAATCGATCGACAACGGCAAACCGATCGGCGTTGCGCGAGTTGCCGATGTACCCCTCGCGATCGATCTATTGCGCTACATGGCAGGCTGGGCAACTAAAATTGAAGGCAGCACCATCCCCATTTCCGTACCTTACGATCCCGGCAGCAAATATTTCGCTTACACTCAGCGGGAACCAGTGGGAGTAGTCGGACAAATTATTCCTTGGAATTTCCCCCTATTAATGGCAGCCTGGAAATTAGGCCCCGCACTTGCGGCTGGTTGTACGATTGTATTAAAACCAGCCGAACAAACTCCTCTCTCAGCACTTCGCTTAGGCGAATTAATTTGCGAAGCTGGATTTCCCGATGGAGTAGTTAACATTATTCCAGGTTACGGTGAAACAGCCGGTGCTGCACTCGCAGCGCATCCCGATGTTGATAAAGTTGCTTTCACTGGTTCCACAGAAGTAGGCAAATTAATTGTCCAAGCAGCCGCCGGAAATCTCAAAAAAGTTTCCTTAGAATTAGGCGGTAAATCTCCCAACATCGTCTTCAAAGATAGCGATTTAGAAACAGCAATTCCCGGCGCAGCTAATGCGATTTTCTTCAATCACGGACAATGTTGCTGTGCTGGTTCGAGACTTTACGTAGAACAATCAATTTTCGATCGCGTGGTAGAAGGAGTTGCCGAACAAGGTAAGAAAATTAAAGTAGGCCCAGGTCTTGACCCCACAACGCAAATGGGCCCATTAGTTTCCGACGAACAACTCGATCGCGTTTGCGGCTATCTGCAATCCGGTTTGTCTGAAGGTGCAACTGCTGTTATCGGCGGACAGCGAATTGGAGATAAAGGTTACTTTGTCGAACCGACTGTTTTGGTCAATACCAAACAAACAATGAAGGTAGTACAAGAAGAAATCTTCGGCCCCGTTGTCACAGTATTACCATTCCAAGAAATCGACGAATTGGTGTCTATAGCTAACGATAGCATCTACGGATTAGCTGCTGGCATTTGGACGAAAGATATAGCGAAAGCTCACAATATAGCCAGCAAACTTCGCGCTGGTACTGTTTGGATTAACTGCTACAACATTTTCGATGCTGCTTTACCTTTTGGCGGTTACAAACAGTCCGGATGGGGTCGCGAAATGGGACGCGAAGTGCTGGAAAATTACACGGAAGTTAAGTCAGTTTGCGTGAAGTTGTAG
- a CDS encoding chlorophyll a/b-binding protein yields MESRPSTDLPPVAKEYNGVDRNAFLFGFTPQAEIWNGRLAMIGFLAYLLWDLGGYSVLRNVLHLLPQYVVR; encoded by the coding sequence ATGGAAAGTCGTCCTTCTACCGATCTACCTCCTGTTGCTAAGGAATACAATGGCGTCGATCGCAATGCTTTTCTGTTTGGATTTACTCCGCAAGCAGAAATTTGGAACGGTCGCTTAGCAATGATTGGTTTTTTAGCTTACCTTTTGTGGGATTTAGGTGGCTATAGCGTACTGCGTAACGTGCTGCACTTGCTTCCTCAGTACGTTGTCCGTTAA
- the crtW gene encoding beta-carotene ketolase CrtW, translated as MQTKTPLPSKQIAIEHCQSPVTTGETNKWGIIIACGIIGLWTISIVFFLSLDIANIQLFWLFPAVIWQMFLYTGLFITAHDAMHGVVFPQNKHVNNLIGTLALFLYGLFSYKNLLRKHWLHHHHPATGIDPDFHDGEDDRFFAWYFHFMKGYWIWKRMLWIVVIFLGLHYLLQIPIINLILFWVIASILSSVQLFYFGTFLTHREPTGGYTNPHRTRSTHFSVFWSFLTCYHFGYHKEHHEYPNVPWWKLAEVYKRKS; from the coding sequence ATGCAAACTAAAACACCACTTCCATCTAAACAAATAGCTATAGAACATTGCCAATCTCCAGTCACCACAGGTGAAACAAATAAGTGGGGAATTATCATTGCTTGTGGGATTATTGGCTTATGGACAATTAGCATAGTTTTCTTTCTTTCTCTAGATATTGCCAACATCCAACTTTTCTGGCTATTCCCGGCGGTAATTTGGCAAATGTTTCTCTATACTGGATTATTCATTACGGCTCACGATGCGATGCACGGGGTAGTATTTCCGCAAAACAAACACGTTAATAATTTAATCGGCACATTAGCGCTATTCCTCTACGGGTTGTTCTCCTACAAAAATTTACTGAGAAAGCATTGGTTGCACCATCATCATCCAGCGACAGGAATCGATCCGGATTTTCACGATGGGGAAGACGATCGCTTTTTTGCCTGGTATTTTCACTTTATGAAGGGATACTGGATTTGGAAACGAATGCTGTGGATAGTAGTGATTTTTTTAGGTCTGCATTACCTATTACAAATTCCGATAATTAATTTAATTCTATTTTGGGTAATTGCTTCGATTTTGAGTTCGGTACAGCTATTCTATTTTGGCACGTTTTTAACTCACCGCGAACCAACAGGTGGTTATACTAATCCTCATCGTACTAGAAGCACTCATTTTTCAGTTTTCTGGTCATTTCTCACTTGCTACCATTTTGGCTACCACAAGGAACATCACGAATATCCGAATGTTCCTTGGTGGAAGCTAGCAGAAGTTTATAAAAGGAAGTCCTAA